The DNA segment CTTTGTTTGATCGAGGTTGTACTGCACACTCAACAAATTCATTTCTAATTGGAATTGAGCGATTCCTTCTTTACAAACTTCCAGGGCTTCTTTTTCGAGTTCAATATTCCGGGCATTCATCGCCATGTCTTTTTCGCTAGCAATTCTTAAAATTTCCTTTTGTGGCATTCTAAGTTTATAGCGAGAGGTATCAATCGCATCGCTTTCCACTTCGGCCAGTTCTAAACCCTGGGCTGTTTCAATAACCACATGACTTCCTTTTTTAATAGTGCCATCTTGGCAACCAAAGGAATACGGGCGTGAGCCATTACGAAAACGAACCGCTATGCTATAAGGGAAATGAATGTCTGAATCCTCTTGGCAAAGAGGACAGGTACAGCTATGTTTCTCTATGGTTGTCATTTTTCTAAAATCCTCCATTGATATATTGTTTGTTCAAAAAGTAAGGTCGGATCATTGTACTTATTCAAACAATCCAAGGCTTCCATCATTAAAGCATACACCTTTGCTTGAAGCTTATCGTCTTCTTTTTTTTGCATGTAGTCCATCAACCAAGCTGGACCAATTTCTTCTTTCAGTAAGGCTTGGCGCGTGGTTTGAGCCACAAAATGAAAGTAGGCATTTAATAAAAATAAGTGGTTTTCTTTATCCTTCGGTTTAAAAGAAATATGGTAATCCACCAATAATTCTTGTGGATTTTCTAGGCTTTCTTTCAACATAGCAATCGCTTTTTTATACTCTTCTCTTTCTTGGTTTTGTTTCAAATCTTCTTCACTTTGACTAATTAAGGATAAGAAGTAAGCATCTTCTTTGGAATAACCCAATGTAAGAGCTTTTTCCAACAATATTTCGCGATTAACGCTTTGAAAATGAATGGGAATACAACGAGAAACCAAAGTAGATAGAATAGACGATTCCTTTGGTGCACTTAGGATAATCACAACATTATCCGCCGGCTCTTCAAGGAATTTCAACAAGCTATTTTGTGCTGATAAACTAGCTGTTTCCATGTGTTCTAAATAGCACACCCTTCTTCCCTTTGGATTTTCCACCGCTGTTTTAGAGAAGTAGCTTTGTAAATCATCCATTTCTTTTTTAGAGATGGCTTTTACTTCTCCATTTAAGTGCTGATAATCAGGATGTAAGCCTTGAGCCGCCCTTTCACAAGCCCTACAATTACCACAAGCCACATTCTCTTCTGTGCATAATAAACTTTGCGCAAAAAAGGTCGCTAAATCACGAATATCTTGATCAGCATCCCCGACAAATAAATAAGCATGAGAAAAGTCTTGGTTTTTTAGAGCTTTTTCAATTTGTTGGTAAGCTAATGTTTTGATTAGTGCCGGATTATTGAGCATCCAATAGTCCTTTCAATACAAGATAAGTATCTTCCACCACTTTTTCAATGTCTTGACCGGCATCTACTTTTATAAAGCGTTCCGGAAAACGAGTGAGTATTTCTTGGTATCCTTTAAATACACGGTCATGGAAAGAAGCTTCTTCTTGATCCAAACGATCTAAGTAGTTTCTTCCTTTTTGAATTCTTTCTAAGCCTGTTTCGGCATCAATATCTAAGTAAATTGTTTTATCCGGTAAACAGCCTTCAATCGCAAATTCATTAATCCTCCAAACCGCTTCCATTCCAATGCGACGAGCGACACCTTGGTAAGCCAAAGAACTATCCACAAAGCGTTCGGAAACAACCGCTATTCCTTTTTCCAAAGCAGGTAACACTTTGTCAACCAAGTGCTGACGACGACTAGCTGCGTATAATAAAGCCTCTGTACGAGCATCCATTTCTGTATTATCAGGGTCTAAAATCACCGAGCGTATTTGTTCAGCAATCTTGGAGCCACCCGGTTCTCTTGTTAGCTGGAGAAGATAACCTTCTTTTTGAAGTCTTTCACAAATGGCTTTACTCACCGTTGTTTTACCTGATCCATCGGGACCTTCTATCGTAATAAATAATGCGTTTTTCATGAAACCATTATAGCATCTGCTTGTACATAAAGAAAAAGAAGAAACTAATTTGGATAGCTTCCTCCTTCAACTTTAAAATATTCCTCTAAGGTAATATCTGTTCCGGCTTGTTGAACCTTTTTAGCTACCTCAATTCCTAAATAGCGAAAATGCCATGGTTCAAACATATACCCGGTAATTTCTTCTTTACCTTTAATAAAGCGTAAAACAAAGCCGTATTCATGTGCATGTTTCTTTAGCCAAATTGCTTCTTTTTGACTTTCAAAGTTTTGAGTAAAATCATACCTTGTGTCAGCACCTAGAATATCCGCCGCCA comes from the Bulleidia sp. zg-1006 genome and includes:
- a CDS encoding DNA polymerase III subunit is translated as MLNNPALIKTLAYQQIEKALKNQDFSHAYLFVGDADQDIRDLATFFAQSLLCTEENVACGNCRACERAAQGLHPDYQHLNGEVKAISKKEMDDLQSYFSKTAVENPKGRRVCYLEHMETASLSAQNSLLKFLEEPADNVVIILSAPKESSILSTLVSRCIPIHFQSVNREILLEKALTLGYSKEDAYFLSLISQSEEDLKQNQEREEYKKAIAMLKESLENPQELLVDYHISFKPKDKENHLFLLNAYFHFVAQTTRQALLKEEIGPAWLMDYMQKKEDDKLQAKVYALMMEALDCLNKYNDPTLLFEQTIYQWRILEK
- the tmk gene encoding dTMP kinase translates to MKNALFITIEGPDGSGKTTVSKAICERLQKEGYLLQLTREPGGSKIAEQIRSVILDPDNTEMDARTEALLYAASRRQHLVDKVLPALEKGIAVVSERFVDSSLAYQGVARRIGMEAVWRINEFAIEGCLPDKTIYLDIDAETGLERIQKGRNYLDRLDQEEASFHDRVFKGYQEILTRFPERFIKVDAGQDIEKVVEDTYLVLKGLLDAQ